A genomic region of Limimonas halophila contains the following coding sequences:
- the ygfZ gene encoding CAF17-like 4Fe-4S cluster assembly/insertion protein YgfZ yields the protein MAQPPVAVPLPHRGVMDISGEDAVSFLNGITSNDVQRVNAETAIWSAFLTPQGKFLHEFMVAQAPDGALWLDCEAERLEHLRKRLSLYKLRSRATMTDRSEELAVVALLGERALGLLDLPALEGFTRPFGEGVAFTDPRLGQLGARAVLPRATMEQTLREAGFAVSDDVSAYDKLRLGLGVPDGSRDLEVERATLIESGFDELHGIDWDKGCFLGQELTARMKYRGLAKKRLVPVTIEGPMPEPGTAIRRGGKSAGTLRSAVDGVGLALMRLDQLDEGQTPDLEAGEAQLTAHKPAWGNF from the coding sequence ATGGCACAGCCACCCGTGGCCGTTCCGCTGCCCCATCGCGGGGTCATGGACATCAGCGGCGAGGATGCCGTCAGCTTCCTCAACGGCATCACCAGCAACGATGTCCAGCGCGTGAACGCGGAAACCGCGATCTGGTCCGCGTTTCTCACGCCCCAAGGCAAATTCCTGCACGAGTTCATGGTGGCGCAGGCGCCGGACGGCGCCCTGTGGCTGGACTGTGAGGCCGAGCGCCTGGAGCATCTGCGCAAGCGGCTGTCCCTCTACAAGCTGCGCTCGCGGGCGACGATGACGGACCGCAGCGAAGAGTTGGCGGTGGTCGCGCTTCTGGGCGAGCGCGCCCTGGGCCTGCTCGACCTGCCGGCGCTGGAGGGCTTCACGCGCCCCTTCGGCGAGGGCGTCGCCTTCACCGATCCGCGCCTGGGCCAACTGGGCGCGCGCGCCGTGCTTCCCCGGGCCACGATGGAACAAACCCTTCGCGAAGCCGGGTTCGCCGTCAGCGACGACGTCAGCGCTTACGACAAGCTGCGCCTCGGCCTGGGCGTGCCCGACGGCAGTCGCGACCTGGAGGTTGAGCGCGCTACCCTCATCGAATCCGGCTTTGACGAGCTGCACGGCATCGACTGGGACAAGGGCTGCTTTCTGGGCCAGGAACTGACGGCGCGCATGAAGTATCGCGGCCTGGCCAAGAAGCGCCTGGTGCCGGTGACGATCGAGGGGCCCATGCCCGAGCCCGGCACGGCCATCCGGCGCGGCGGCAAATCGGCGGGCACGCTGCGCTCGGCCGTCGACGGCGTCGGCCTCGCCCTGATGCGCCTGGACCAGCTGGACGAGGGCCAGACGCCGGACCTTGAGGCCGGCGAGGCGCAGCTGACCGCGCACAAGCCCGCATGGGGCAACTTCTGA
- a CDS encoding ATPase domain-containing protein, whose product MTNQLPKISTGLESLDRLTEGGLPKHRATLVVGAPGAGKTVFALQILANAAQRGTPCAFVTFEEGEDEILANARSFTWDPSALVGNGLTFFDGRPTLEALVTGEFELDGLTAGLGAMADQGALDFVVLDGLDQVLSGLSDVARRRAELYRVLNTLTSKGVTVLITAKGDDEGVVASADDTFMQFAAQCVIALRRRTATGAMVRTLQVVKYRGSAFGGSEVPYVIDEEGIVPALVGRSALQHHLSRERVPTGVPDLDDVLSGGYLRGSVTMISGAPGTAKTTLAASFVERAADNGERALYVAFDESFQQIVLDVQSLNRHLDRHQETGAISGLSLSGLGVTAEENYIAIRRAINRVQPSVVVIDPVSAFMKGYDSPRARGVAERMVDMLKSKGITAVITSLVEPDSDFTASAISTLADSWISLSYTLTGVSRGRALSVIKARGTQHSHDILHLVLGDDGVRISETQTGQAPVTRRPI is encoded by the coding sequence ATGACCAACCAGCTTCCCAAGATCTCCACGGGCTTGGAGAGTCTGGACCGCCTGACCGAAGGCGGCCTGCCGAAGCACCGCGCCACGCTCGTCGTCGGTGCGCCCGGGGCGGGCAAAACGGTGTTCGCGCTTCAGATCCTGGCGAACGCGGCCCAGCGCGGAACGCCGTGCGCGTTCGTCACCTTCGAGGAGGGCGAGGACGAGATCCTCGCCAACGCCCGAAGCTTTACGTGGGATCCGAGCGCCCTCGTCGGCAACGGCCTCACCTTCTTCGACGGGCGCCCGACGCTGGAAGCCCTCGTTACGGGAGAGTTCGAGCTGGACGGCCTGACCGCCGGTCTCGGGGCGATGGCCGACCAGGGTGCGCTGGACTTCGTGGTGCTCGACGGGCTGGATCAGGTTCTGTCGGGGTTGAGCGACGTGGCGCGCCGCCGCGCCGAATTGTATCGGGTGCTCAACACGCTGACGTCCAAGGGCGTGACCGTGCTCATCACGGCCAAGGGCGACGACGAGGGCGTGGTCGCCTCCGCCGATGACACCTTCATGCAGTTCGCCGCGCAGTGCGTGATCGCCCTGCGCCGGCGCACGGCCACGGGCGCCATGGTGCGCACGCTGCAAGTGGTCAAGTACCGCGGCTCGGCTTTCGGCGGCAGCGAAGTGCCCTACGTCATCGACGAAGAGGGCATCGTGCCGGCCCTCGTGGGGCGCAGCGCGCTTCAGCACCACCTGTCGCGCGAACGCGTGCCGACCGGCGTGCCGGACCTGGACGACGTGCTCTCCGGCGGCTATCTGCGCGGCTCGGTGACGATGATTTCGGGCGCGCCGGGCACGGCCAAGACAACCCTCGCGGCCTCGTTTGTTGAGCGCGCGGCCGACAACGGAGAGCGCGCGCTCTACGTGGCGTTCGACGAGAGCTTCCAGCAGATCGTGCTGGACGTGCAATCGCTCAACCGGCACCTGGACCGCCACCAGGAAACCGGCGCGATCTCCGGCTTGTCGCTCAGCGGCCTCGGCGTGACGGCGGAGGAGAACTACATCGCCATCCGCCGCGCCATCAACCGCGTGCAGCCCAGCGTGGTCGTCATCGATCCCGTTTCGGCATTCATGAAGGGCTACGATTCCCCGCGCGCCCGCGGCGTCGCCGAGCGCATGGTGGACATGCTGAAGTCCAAGGGGATCACGGCCGTCATCACCTCGCTGGTGGAGCCCGACAGCGACTTCACGGCGAGCGCCATCTCCACGCTCGCGGACAGCTGGATTTCGCTGTCCTACACCCTGACCGGGGTGTCACGAGGGCGCGCGCTTTCGGTCATCAAGGCACGCGGCACGCAACACTCGCACGACATTCTGCATCTGGTTCTGGGCGACGACGGGGTCCGGATCAGCGAGACGCAGACGGGCCAAGCGCCCGTGACGCGGCGCCCCATATGA
- a CDS encoding flagellar hook-length control protein FliK: MSSPIADAFDPAERFIQQQRRAPAPPQNGDFAAELARQEDYEPEPEPRRDPEPPRETEPSDRRADRDRAAEDDRRADDEQRPDDSQQADDSEQPDDGKQKAEDGERKSDQATDGAATGSGDGSEDSGETATAQADAAGKNGENSSETASADGDAAAQAQAATAATANGATARGTSGDGNNNSTTQAASRAGTAGTAQSQTNGSAQALNGSGQAGTPAGGSQGDTLAARAQQGQAAGQTGSAQGTGGRANQQVSQQVLASLAQATQTGNGGDASASVRVSKQASSTQTSGTRVSGSTSFFALALAQANGGESESQFTSRFATAGEGSRFASLRGGTLQGSSAMGGTLRAALAQATGGTTGNQNGGSSQSQVSGGAQQLLQLVQASAAQNTPSGGAGGDTLQGQTGQAQAQPQAADTSTASQPQRGASFTADVQVQTTSTSSTSGGQSLDLGSSNGANGQANSSNQAGQSNNANQTTQAQANARAASTQARVNTAQSVQNQVAMQIQQATSAGQDRVNVRLSPPELGRVDVKMDIGSDGSVRAVLTADKAETLDMMQRDVKALEKALRDAGLQASSDDLEFNLNQQGQNGGEANPDGDGGGHDRGGHGTATANERADGDTGAADGPAVAGDGSLDIRV, encoded by the coding sequence ATGTCCAGTCCCATCGCCGACGCGTTCGACCCTGCCGAGCGCTTCATCCAGCAGCAGCGGCGCGCGCCCGCGCCGCCGCAAAACGGCGACTTCGCGGCCGAGCTGGCCCGGCAAGAGGACTACGAGCCGGAACCCGAGCCGCGCCGCGACCCCGAGCCGCCGCGCGAGACGGAGCCGTCGGACCGCCGCGCCGACCGGGACCGCGCGGCCGAGGACGACCGGCGCGCCGACGACGAGCAGCGCCCGGACGACAGCCAGCAAGCCGACGACAGCGAGCAGCCGGACGACGGCAAGCAGAAGGCCGAGGACGGCGAGCGCAAGAGCGATCAAGCCACCGATGGCGCGGCCACCGGCTCCGGCGACGGCAGCGAAGACAGCGGCGAAACCGCCACGGCGCAAGCCGACGCGGCCGGCAAGAACGGCGAGAACAGCAGCGAGACGGCGAGCGCGGACGGCGACGCGGCGGCGCAGGCCCAGGCCGCGACAGCGGCCACCGCGAACGGCGCAACCGCACGCGGTACGTCCGGCGACGGCAACAACAACAGCACCACGCAGGCCGCATCCCGCGCGGGCACGGCCGGCACCGCGCAGAGCCAGACCAACGGCAGCGCCCAGGCGCTCAACGGGAGCGGTCAGGCCGGCACGCCCGCGGGCGGCAGCCAGGGCGACACCCTCGCCGCCCGAGCCCAGCAGGGTCAGGCAGCCGGTCAGACCGGCAGCGCCCAGGGCACCGGCGGCCGGGCCAATCAGCAAGTCTCACAGCAGGTGTTGGCGAGCCTCGCCCAGGCCACGCAAACGGGCAACGGCGGCGACGCCAGCGCTTCGGTCAGGGTCAGCAAGCAGGCGAGCAGCACGCAGACGAGCGGCACGCGCGTCAGCGGGTCCACCTCCTTCTTCGCCCTCGCCCTGGCGCAAGCCAACGGCGGCGAGAGCGAGAGCCAATTCACCAGCCGTTTCGCCACGGCTGGCGAAGGCAGCCGCTTCGCCTCGCTGCGCGGCGGCACGCTCCAGGGCAGCTCGGCCATGGGCGGCACGCTGCGCGCGGCACTCGCTCAGGCCACCGGCGGCACAACGGGCAACCAGAACGGCGGCTCCAGCCAGAGCCAGGTGTCGGGCGGCGCTCAGCAGCTCCTGCAACTCGTCCAGGCCAGCGCGGCCCAGAACACGCCGAGCGGCGGCGCCGGCGGCGACACCCTCCAGGGTCAGACCGGCCAGGCGCAGGCCCAGCCCCAGGCCGCCGACACCAGCACCGCCAGCCAGCCGCAGCGCGGCGCCTCCTTCACCGCCGACGTCCAGGTGCAAACGACGAGCACCAGCAGCACGAGCGGCGGCCAGAGCCTGGACCTCGGGTCCAGCAACGGCGCCAACGGGCAGGCGAACAGCAGCAACCAGGCCGGGCAGAGCAACAACGCCAACCAGACCACCCAGGCCCAGGCCAACGCCCGCGCCGCCAGCACCCAGGCCCGCGTGAACACGGCGCAGTCGGTGCAGAACCAGGTGGCCATGCAGATCCAGCAGGCCACCAGCGCCGGGCAGGACCGCGTGAACGTGCGCCTGAGCCCCCCGGAGCTGGGCCGCGTGGACGTCAAGATGGACATCGGCTCGGACGGCTCGGTGCGCGCCGTGCTGACGGCCGACAAGGCGGAAACGCTCGACATGATGCAGCGCGACGTGAAGGCGCTGGAGAAGGCGCTGCGCGACGCCGGGCTGCAGGCGAGCAGCGACGACCTGGAATTCAACCTGAACCAACAGGGCCAGAACGGCGGTGAGGCCAACCCGGACGGCGACGGCGGCGGGCATGACCGCGGCGGCCACGGGACCGCCACCGCCAACGAGCGGGCTGACGGCGACACCGGCGCCGCGGACGGCCCCGCGGTCGCCGGCGACGGCAGCCTCGACATCCGCGTATAA
- a CDS encoding ligase-associated DNA damage response exonuclease, translating into MPAPDPETWITVTDRGLYVAPGDFYVDPTRPVHRAVITHGHGDHARPDHGDVLATPETLAVMRHRYTDRAGARLQALGYGEPVRIGDVTVTLRPAGHVLGSAQVVLDHSGSRVVAAGDYKRRPDPTCPPFEPVACDAFITEATFGLPVFRHPDPDTEIQRLLTTQRLFPERALVVGCYALGKAQRLIKLLRHAGYERPIYVHGALMGLCRVYEELGIDLGPLEPATGQNKKTLAGEIVLAPPPAIQDRWARRLPEPLPAMASGWMRVRQRARQRGAELALVISDHADWDELTETLEEVNAPRVWVTHGSEEPLCHWARQRGFDAKALAVVGWGEEETDPEDRAEVAG; encoded by the coding sequence ATGCCCGCGCCCGATCCCGAAACCTGGATCACCGTCACCGACCGCGGCCTCTACGTCGCGCCGGGGGATTTCTACGTCGACCCGACGCGCCCGGTGCACCGCGCCGTGATCACGCACGGCCACGGCGACCACGCGCGCCCGGATCACGGCGACGTGCTGGCCACGCCGGAAACCCTGGCCGTGATGCGCCACCGCTACACCGACCGCGCGGGCGCGCGCCTCCAGGCCCTCGGCTACGGCGAGCCCGTCCGGATCGGCGACGTCACCGTGACGCTGCGCCCGGCCGGCCACGTGCTCGGCAGCGCGCAGGTGGTGCTTGACCACTCCGGCAGCCGCGTGGTCGCGGCGGGCGACTACAAGCGCCGCCCCGATCCCACATGTCCGCCGTTCGAGCCGGTGGCCTGCGACGCCTTCATCACCGAGGCCACCTTCGGCTTGCCGGTCTTCCGCCATCCCGACCCCGACACGGAAATCCAGCGCCTGCTCACCACCCAGCGCCTGTTCCCCGAACGCGCCTTGGTGGTGGGGTGCTACGCGCTGGGCAAGGCGCAGCGCCTCATCAAGCTGTTGCGCCACGCCGGCTACGAGCGGCCCATCTACGTCCACGGCGCGCTCATGGGGCTGTGCCGGGTCTACGAAGAGCTCGGCATCGATCTCGGGCCGCTGGAGCCCGCGACCGGTCAGAACAAGAAAACCCTGGCGGGCGAGATCGTGCTGGCGCCGCCGCCGGCCATTCAGGACCGCTGGGCGCGCCGGCTGCCGGAGCCGCTGCCCGCCATGGCTTCGGGGTGGATGCGCGTGCGCCAGCGGGCCCGCCAGCGTGGCGCCGAGCTGGCCCTGGTGATTTCCGACCACGCCGACTGGGACGAGCTGACCGAAACGCTCGAAGAGGTGAACGCGCCGCGCGTCTGGGTCACGCACGGCAGCGAGGAGCCGCTGTGCCACTGGGCGCGCCAGCGCGGCTTCGACGCCAAGGCGCTCGCCGTCGTCGGCTGGGGCGAGGAAGAAACCGACCCCGAAGACCGTGCGGAGGTGGCCGGGTGA
- a CDS encoding SDR family NAD(P)-dependent oxidoreductase — MEQGALPSIPEGGVAVVLGATGGLGAAMVEALGASGRFTAVRGFSRSSDPALDVTDEASVQRVAEAVANAGAAPRLIFDATGVLHDATMQPEKSWRHIDPAAMQRAFAVNATGPALLMKHLLPLLPREGKSVFATLSARVGSIGDNRAGGWYAYRAAKAALNQLTHTAAIELARRRGEAVCVALHPGTTDTAMTQPFSKRGLTVRSPEVAAGELLAVLDGLTPAESGGFFDQHGEPIAW; from the coding sequence ATGGAACAGGGTGCATTGCCGTCGATCCCCGAGGGTGGCGTGGCGGTCGTGCTGGGCGCCACGGGCGGCCTGGGCGCGGCGATGGTCGAGGCGCTGGGCGCGAGTGGCCGCTTCACGGCCGTGCGGGGCTTTTCGCGGTCGAGCGATCCGGCGCTCGACGTGACGGACGAGGCCAGCGTGCAGCGCGTGGCCGAGGCGGTGGCGAACGCGGGCGCGGCGCCGCGGCTGATCTTCGACGCCACGGGCGTGCTGCACGACGCGACGATGCAGCCGGAGAAGAGTTGGCGGCACATCGACCCGGCGGCGATGCAGCGCGCCTTCGCCGTAAACGCCACGGGGCCGGCGCTGTTGATGAAGCACCTGCTGCCGCTGCTGCCGCGCGAGGGCAAGAGCGTCTTCGCCACGCTCTCGGCGCGGGTGGGTAGCATCGGCGACAACCGCGCGGGCGGCTGGTACGCCTACCGCGCGGCCAAGGCGGCGCTGAACCAGCTTACCCACACGGCGGCGATCGAGCTGGCGCGCCGGCGCGGCGAGGCCGTGTGCGTGGCGCTGCATCCCGGCACGACCGACACGGCGATGACGCAGCCCTTCAGCAAGCGGGGCCTCACGGTGCGTTCGCCCGAGGTCGCGGCGGGCGAGCTGTTGGCCGTGCTGGACGGCCTGACGCCCGCCGAGAGCGGCGGTTTCTTCGACCAGCACGGCGAACCCATCGCGTGGTGA
- a CDS encoding dihydroorotase has translation MSESYDLVITGGTVMTPWGAAACDVGVRDGRIAALGDLPNAAAAQTIDAVGLHVLPGVIDSQVHFREPGGEHKEDLATGTRSAALGGVTTIFEMPNTKPPTTSVEALQDKFDRAAGRAWVDHAFFVGASAENAHHVDELERLPGCAGIKIFMGASTGPLLVADEATLDTVVGRVRRRFAVHAEDAARLDERKPHAQASPADPSAHPVWRDPEAALRATRRILALARRHGARVQVLHISTADELPELARARDHATVEVTPQHLTLEAPDCYRQLGPKAQMNPPVRDSRHRAALWNAVRSGLVDVIGSDHAPHTADEKDAAYPDSPSGMPGVQTLLPVMLNHVAEGRLSLERLVDMTAAGPARVYNLAGKGRVAEGYDADLTLVDTRADRTIDADWLASKAGWSPFEGMRVTGWPVATVLRGQVIARDGEVLGSPHGRPARFQETLAPGTAG, from the coding sequence ATGAGCGAGTCCTACGATCTCGTGATCACCGGCGGCACCGTCATGACGCCCTGGGGCGCGGCCGCCTGCGATGTCGGCGTGCGCGATGGCCGGATCGCCGCCCTGGGCGATCTTCCCAACGCCGCGGCGGCGCAGACCATCGACGCGGTCGGCCTGCACGTCCTGCCGGGCGTAATCGACAGCCAGGTCCACTTCCGCGAGCCCGGCGGCGAGCACAAGGAGGATCTGGCGACCGGCACGCGCTCGGCCGCGCTCGGCGGCGTGACCACGATCTTCGAGATGCCCAACACCAAGCCGCCGACAACCTCGGTGGAGGCACTTCAGGACAAGTTCGACCGCGCGGCCGGGCGCGCCTGGGTGGACCACGCCTTCTTCGTCGGCGCCAGCGCGGAGAACGCGCATCATGTCGACGAGCTGGAGCGGCTGCCGGGCTGCGCCGGCATCAAGATCTTCATGGGCGCCTCGACCGGGCCGCTGCTGGTCGCCGACGAGGCCACGCTCGACACTGTGGTCGGCCGCGTTCGCCGCCGTTTCGCCGTCCACGCCGAGGACGCCGCGCGCCTGGACGAGCGGAAGCCCCACGCCCAGGCCTCGCCGGCCGATCCCAGCGCGCATCCGGTTTGGCGCGACCCCGAGGCGGCGCTGCGGGCCACCCGCCGTATCCTGGCGCTGGCCCGCCGGCACGGCGCGCGTGTGCAGGTGCTGCACATCTCCACGGCCGACGAGTTGCCGGAGCTGGCGCGGGCGCGCGACCATGCGACCGTCGAGGTGACGCCGCAGCACCTCACCCTGGAAGCGCCCGACTGCTACCGCCAGCTCGGCCCCAAGGCGCAGATGAACCCGCCGGTGCGCGATTCCCGCCACCGCGCGGCGCTGTGGAACGCCGTTCGCTCCGGGCTGGTGGACGTGATCGGCTCCGACCACGCGCCCCACACGGCCGACGAAAAGGACGCCGCCTATCCGGACTCCCCCTCCGGCATGCCGGGGGTGCAGACCCTGCTCCCGGTGATGCTCAACCACGTGGCCGAGGGGCGGCTGAGCCTGGAGCGGCTGGTGGACATGACGGCCGCCGGGCCGGCGCGGGTCTACAACCTGGCCGGCAAGGGCCGCGTCGCCGAGGGCTACGACGCCGACCTGACCCTCGTGGATACGCGTGCCGACCGCACGATCGACGCCGACTGGCTCGCGTCCAAGGCAGGCTGGTCCCCCTTCGAGGGCATGCGCGTGACGGGCTGGCCCGTGGCCACCGTGCTGCGCGGGCAAGTCATTGCGCGCGACGGCGAAGTCCTGGGAAGTCCGCACGGTCGGCCCGCCCGCTTCCAGGAGACACTGGCGCCGGGGACGGCCGGCTAA
- a CDS encoding substrate-binding periplasmic protein, whose translation MFGRARLVIGVTAAALAMPSVAAANEEITVASLTSWPPFSGKELPNKGFSNDVAKTVLERAGYDVTVKLMPWSRAKKMTERGKFEVLTSVWHNEKRAKTLAFTDAIARNELVFISRKGSGFTYTGLDSLKGMTVGTVRGYDYQDAFLDTDHFQREAAESFKTNLKKLAAGRIDAAVGDRLIGKYLVSNKLSSLKGELAYSDKALSSKKLYVTVSRKAENTEQLVSDFNAALKAIRADGTYTEIQARHGLQ comes from the coding sequence ATGTTTGGACGAGCCCGTCTGGTTATCGGGGTGACTGCGGCCGCGCTTGCAATGCCGTCGGTGGCCGCAGCGAACGAAGAGATCACGGTCGCCTCGCTCACGTCGTGGCCGCCGTTCTCGGGCAAGGAGCTGCCGAACAAGGGCTTCAGCAACGACGTGGCCAAAACCGTGCTGGAGCGCGCGGGCTACGACGTCACGGTCAAGCTGATGCCATGGAGCCGTGCCAAGAAGATGACGGAGCGCGGCAAGTTCGAGGTGCTCACGAGCGTCTGGCACAACGAGAAGCGCGCGAAGACACTCGCCTTCACGGACGCGATTGCCCGCAACGAACTCGTTTTCATCTCACGCAAGGGCTCGGGCTTCACCTACACGGGCCTGGACAGCCTGAAGGGCATGACGGTCGGCACCGTGCGCGGGTACGACTATCAGGATGCTTTTCTGGACACCGATCATTTCCAGCGGGAAGCGGCCGAGAGCTTCAAGACCAACCTGAAGAAGCTCGCCGCCGGCCGCATCGACGCCGCCGTGGGCGACCGGCTGATCGGCAAGTATCTGGTCAGCAACAAATTGAGCAGCCTGAAGGGCGAACTCGCGTACAGTGACAAGGCGCTTTCCTCCAAGAAGCTGTACGTGACCGTCAGCCGGAAGGCGGAGAACACCGAGCAGCTCGTCAGTGATTTCAACGCGGCGTTGAAGGCGATCCGCGCGGACGGCACCTACACCGAAATTCAGGCGCGTCACGGCCTGCAATAA
- a CDS encoding cisplatin damage response ATP-dependent DNA ligase: MRGFADLLDRLVFTGSRNAKLRLMGRYFTEQPDPDRGYALAALSGMLDFRTAKPAQIRDLAGERVDPVLLGWSHDYVGDLAETVALIWPQQPGANREPDLHEVVETLQAAGRQDVPGHMARWLDALDATGRWALLKLITGGLRVGVSERLAKTALAETFAADLQAIEEVWHGLEPPYRDLFAWLEGRAARPAVDSTAVFRPLMLAQPLEDTGVESLDIETYRAEWKWDGIRVQLVAGEGTARIFSRTGEEITGTFPEIADAMTFRAVLDGELLVAREGEVAPFNDLQQRLNRKRVSAKLLKDYPAHVRLYDLLIEDGEDLRGLAFDDRRARLAAWHERVRPPRMDISPLLDVRSLEDLRHLREEARQRGIEGLMLKRGDSPYVAGRPKGSWYKWKRDPLAVDAVLMYAQRGHGKRSSFYSDYTFGAWRPEPDGDGWELVPVGKAYFGFTDQELRQLDKFVRDNTVERYGPVRAVAPELVLEVAFDAVHRSTRHKSGVAMRFPRVARIRWDKPASEADTLASLEALRED, translated from the coding sequence GTGAGGGGCTTCGCCGATCTGCTCGACCGCCTCGTTTTCACGGGCTCGCGCAACGCCAAGCTGCGCCTGATGGGGCGGTATTTCACGGAGCAACCGGACCCGGACCGCGGTTACGCGCTCGCCGCGCTCTCCGGCATGCTGGATTTCCGCACCGCCAAGCCGGCGCAGATCCGCGACCTAGCCGGGGAGCGCGTGGATCCCGTGCTGCTCGGCTGGTCGCACGACTATGTCGGCGATCTGGCGGAGACGGTGGCGTTGATCTGGCCGCAGCAGCCCGGTGCCAACCGCGAACCGGACCTGCACGAGGTGGTGGAGACGCTTCAGGCGGCGGGCCGGCAGGACGTGCCGGGCCACATGGCGCGCTGGCTGGATGCCCTGGACGCCACGGGCCGCTGGGCGCTGCTCAAGCTCATCACCGGCGGGCTGCGTGTGGGTGTGTCCGAGCGGCTGGCGAAGACCGCCCTGGCGGAGACCTTCGCCGCCGACCTTCAGGCCATCGAGGAGGTCTGGCACGGCCTGGAGCCGCCCTACCGCGACCTCTTCGCCTGGCTGGAAGGCCGCGCGGCGCGGCCTGCCGTGGATTCCACCGCCGTCTTCCGGCCGCTGATGCTGGCACAGCCGCTGGAGGACACGGGTGTCGAAAGCCTGGACATCGAAACCTACCGCGCGGAATGGAAGTGGGACGGCATCCGCGTCCAGCTCGTGGCGGGTGAGGGCACGGCGCGCATCTTCTCCCGCACGGGGGAGGAGATCACCGGCACCTTCCCCGAAATCGCCGACGCCATGACCTTCCGCGCGGTGCTGGACGGGGAATTGCTGGTCGCGCGCGAGGGCGAGGTCGCGCCCTTCAACGACCTGCAACAGCGCCTCAACCGCAAGCGCGTGAGCGCCAAGCTGCTCAAGGACTATCCGGCGCACGTCCGCCTCTACGACCTGCTGATCGAGGACGGCGAAGACCTGCGCGGGCTGGCCTTCGACGACCGCCGGGCGCGGCTGGCGGCATGGCACGAACGCGTGCGGCCGCCGCGCATGGACATCTCGCCGCTGCTGGACGTCCGCAGCCTGGAGGATCTGCGCCACCTGCGCGAGGAGGCCCGGCAACGCGGCATCGAGGGGCTGATGCTCAAGCGCGGCGACAGTCCCTACGTCGCCGGCCGCCCCAAGGGCTCGTGGTACAAGTGGAAGCGCGATCCGCTGGCTGTGGACGCCGTGCTGATGTACGCCCAGCGGGGTCACGGCAAGCGCTCGTCCTTCTACTCGGACTACACCTTCGGCGCGTGGCGCCCCGAGCCGGATGGCGACGGCTGGGAGCTGGTGCCCGTGGGCAAGGCCTACTTCGGCTTCACGGACCAGGAGCTGCGCCAGCTCGACAAGTTCGTGCGCGACAACACCGTGGAACGGTACGGGCCCGTGCGCGCGGTCGCGCCCGAGCTGGTGCTGGAGGTGGCCTTCGACGCCGTCCACCGCTCCACGCGCCACAAATCCGGCGTGGCGATGCGCTTTCCCCGCGTCGCGCGCATCCGCTGGGACAAGCCCGCAAGCGAGGCGGATACCCTGGCGTCGCTGGAGGCGTTGCGGGAGGACTGA
- a CDS encoding circadian clock KaiB family protein: MSEAEHMASTSAQGTPDDRGGEAPCTLFLSAGTPGSERARRAVLEALEQAGYSQAYLDVVDVREEPQRALKAGAIAVPMLTVRTPHGQRWYAGTFETTKDVAAFFNGLDDRPS; the protein is encoded by the coding sequence ATGAGCGAAGCAGAGCACATGGCGTCCACATCAGCACAGGGAACGCCGGACGACCGCGGCGGCGAGGCGCCGTGCACGCTCTTCCTGAGCGCGGGCACGCCCGGCTCGGAGCGCGCGCGCCGCGCCGTGCTGGAAGCGCTGGAGCAGGCTGGGTATTCGCAGGCTTACCTGGACGTGGTTGACGTGCGCGAAGAACCGCAGCGCGCCCTCAAGGCCGGCGCGATCGCCGTGCCCATGCTGACCGTGCGCACGCCGCACGGGCAGCGCTGGTACGCCGGCACCTTCGAGACCACGAAAGACGTGGCCGCATTCTTCAACGGCCTGGACGACAGACCGAGCTGA